One genomic region from Arthrobacter sp. FB24 encodes:
- a CDS encoding NAD(P)H-quinone oxidoreductase produces the protein MKAVYVSEAGGPEVLEVREVPAPVPGPGEVLIDVVAAGLNRADVQQRRGFYPPPPGASEILGLEVSGRIAGFGPDVSKPFSVGDRVVALLAGGGYAQQVAVPAEQVLRIPDGVDLVTAASLPEVAATVYSNLIMTAQLQPGETVLIHGATGGIGTMAIQLAKAFGAIVATTAGTAEKVGTAKAFLGADIAINYTEEDFPEALRAQNGGHGADVILDVVGAKYLRQNVDALADYGRLIVIGLQGGTKAELDLGKLLSKRAAIIGTALRPRPVAEKGVIMNAVREAVWPLLADGRIRPLVARTFPLDQVRAAHEYFDSGDHVGKVLLVM, from the coding sequence ATGAAGGCCGTCTACGTTAGCGAGGCCGGCGGGCCAGAGGTGCTCGAAGTGCGCGAGGTCCCGGCACCGGTTCCCGGCCCCGGCGAAGTGCTGATCGACGTCGTCGCCGCAGGCCTCAACCGCGCCGATGTCCAGCAGCGCCGGGGTTTCTACCCGCCGCCGCCCGGGGCGTCGGAGATCCTTGGCCTGGAAGTGTCCGGCCGGATAGCGGGCTTTGGCCCCGACGTGTCCAAGCCGTTCTCCGTTGGGGACAGGGTGGTGGCACTGCTGGCGGGCGGCGGCTACGCGCAGCAGGTGGCAGTCCCTGCCGAACAGGTACTGAGAATTCCCGACGGCGTGGATCTGGTCACCGCTGCCTCCCTCCCCGAAGTGGCGGCCACCGTCTATTCGAATTTGATTATGACGGCGCAGCTGCAGCCGGGTGAGACAGTGCTGATCCACGGCGCCACCGGAGGCATCGGCACCATGGCCATCCAGCTCGCCAAAGCCTTCGGCGCCATAGTGGCCACCACGGCCGGAACTGCGGAGAAGGTTGGTACCGCCAAGGCCTTCCTCGGGGCGGACATCGCCATCAATTACACCGAAGAGGACTTTCCTGAAGCCCTCCGCGCACAAAACGGCGGACACGGTGCCGACGTCATCCTGGACGTGGTGGGAGCCAAGTATCTCCGGCAGAACGTTGACGCGCTGGCGGACTATGGCCGGCTGATCGTGATCGGGCTCCAGGGTGGCACCAAAGCGGAACTGGACCTCGGGAAGCTTCTGAGTAAGCGTGCCGCCATCATCGGCACTGCCCTGCGTCCGCGTCCGGTGGCGGAGAAGGGCGTGATCATGAATGCCGTCCGGGAAGCCGTGTGGCCGCTCCTTGCCGACGGGCGCATCCGGCCTCTGGTTGCCAGGACCTTCCCGCTGGACCAGGTGCGCGCGGCCCACGAATACTTCGACTCCGGCGACCATGTGGGGAAGGTCCTGCTGGTCATGTAG